CCTGGGTCAAATCTTATGAACCACAGCTGAAACATTAATCGAACGAGTGGTGTCATCACGGGTCACCTCAGAAACAAACAGTTGGGCAGACCTCCACCAGTGTGAAGGCAATGCTGATTCTTGCCTATGATTGGGATGGTGCAATCTTAATGCATACTGTTTCCCCACGGCAGATCGttaatgttcattttttttttaagcAATCTGCGAGCAGCTCTGAGAAGAAAATGGCGACACTTTATGGATAACCCACCCATCGTTCTGCATGACATTGCTAGGACACACAGCAGGAGTTGTGTGTGAATTGTTCAATTGCGGAGGCTGAGAGGTGTTCTATCACCCCTATACTCTACGGATTTAAGTCCCTGCAACTTTGACCTAATCCCTAAGATAAAGGAGCCACTAAGCAAGAAGTGCTTCCATACAACTGAAGACGTTCTAGAGGCTACCGACTGTTATCTTTGCACGATCGACAGACTGGGCAGTGCCAGCGGGATCCAACAGCTTCTGCACTGCTGGGGACATATTGTATGCAACGCTGGTGACTATATTGAAGGCCTATGAAACTTAGAACCATGTATGTGTGCTTTGTAtcagtaaataaaatacaatagtTGCCAAAACTTAAAAACCAACCTTTGTATAAGGTAATATAGTTTTTCCAAACATAATTTATCAGGTAGGAATCTCTGGATAAATTCTGCCTGGTCTCATTTCTATTTTTACTTTCAAACGACAGTGTGAGCTAGGGAGTATTGTATTCGTGGAAAAATTTGACGCCCAGTTTTTGGCAGATCTTTTGCAGTTTTGTGACCACAGGATACCCTAAAGATGGGTTTTGCAACATAACCGTGATATAATACATTGTGGGTGCTTATTTTCAGGCATTTGTGCTGCATACCTCATCTAAAATGACATTGCATTACTTGCTCTATTTGAATCTACATGAAAATTGTGAGTTAGAGGGTTACTTCCTGGCATTGTTTGTACTCCCTGTGTAAACAAACCCATCTGAGAATGAAGAGAATATTCCATGTCATACAGTGTTAACCTGTGAAAGATCTATGATGACACGTGCTGCTTACATGACAAAATTACAATAGATGTCTGGTTTTCCCGTGTTGTCTCAGAACTCACAAATATCAAaagtcacgaattccaagaagaggattgaTAAGAGTAGGTTACCTGTGCCAGTCACAAAACTCACGAGCCAGGCCAGTTCTTCTTTtaatggataaatgcccacccttCACACATATTGACTGTAGATACTTGAAAATGTAATCGGATTTCTACGAAAAGGCCCATTGTTAGTGCCAGCCGGAACTGCACGCCCTCTTGTAATTGGCatctctctcatcaagaggtgggcctaTTGAGCAGCCTTGCactcttgtaattggcacctctctcatcaaaAGGTGGGCCTATTGAGCAGCCTTGCACAAAGTATACAGGACAGGAGGTGAAACACATGGACATCAAATGgtgggctgtttcacttaaaacgctattgtcacttgCAATATGACTTCATCGGCACACATGGATGACATTCTTTTATGCCAGGCTCGACTTGTCTTTTTTGCCACTTATAAAACCTATAACCATTGCGCACtaaatttagtttacccttttgcgaagtaatgaattctatgttgtgcactgctcgatgacactAAGCAGAATAACTGATAAAGATCATTGTTGTACTTGGAGAAATTGGTCTCTGGTAGagtgataattcctgttaacacTACATGGGATATCACATTCTAAGAATGGGTGGACAAACATGTGTTTGAAGGGCTTTGTTAGTCACTGCGCACCTCGTCCTTCTTACGGCCATCGCAGGcatctgctgtccggagtcgtgaattttgagactcattagaatattaatttagctactagttttTAGTCGTGAATTTTGattattttctactaattttagctcATGAGTTTTGAGATGTAACCGGTCTTCCTGCCATATGGTGGAGGAAAACAGATCATCAGAATTGATACAGAGGTTGCCTAAACGGCATTGAATCAGAAcgcctgcacactgtagctgaagccacactttttttttaaatacaaactcAATTATCCGTCGTGATGGATATGAGAATAGATGTATAATAGAATAAAGTGAGAAAACAGTTACAGTATTGAAACTTTTCGTGGTATTCACTTATCACTGCTCAGTTGGCACTCAGTTTTTCACCCGTTGTGTGCAAATATCTAATACTATGAATGAACTTAAATTTTATCTAGCCAGACTGTGCTTGCTTTTGAAGCTGGATCTCCACCAAGCTTGTTGTTCATACAATAGCTTTTGGATCCTAGATGTGAAGCTTCCATGGTAtgtagagttatttagttcttcttctgccGGGTTGAACTTTGTTgtttttctgtacattccgtacattTTGCAGATGTTTTGAATACGTTACGGTattatttcagtcaccttgacaaagaatgctgtaatgtatttgaaacgttggcaaactgtatggaatgtacagaaaacaacaacacagttcaacctgGAAGAAGAATTAAATAATAGCTTTTGAGATTATTATTCCCGACCGAAGAATTCCTTGGCTGAGGGCTTGAATGAACCAACAGTACATCACAGTGTCCAATGGCTGGTTTCTCACCATTTTCATTGTTTTGGGAGCTTTCATATTAGCGTTGGTGATTTGCATTTTAGCTGCTTCACATCTGATATCATTTAAGCAGTAACATGATAGAAAATCCGAGGTTGTGCTACACAGTCACCACGCTAGTCATTAACAAGGATCGAAGTTCTAGATCACTGTTCCTACTACATCGCTgagtaggcctaataataataataataatcatatgacaTCAGCTACTGTGTGAAGGGATTTTAATTTAATGCCAATTagcctgcctgcatgtcagttTTGATGTTCCACAGTACTAGATgatagagtaaaccagatctctgctGAGCGATCTGTAGCAGAGTTttgattttgtcaggtaaacaccaaatgtatatCCAGAGATCCTTTATATCGTTCGACTCGAAGCATCAAATAggcttttttctgcccttcaaaaatcgaaCTACCTCTGCTAAGTTTGAATCCACGATGTTGGAATTCAGAGGACGacctgatccacagagggagtgtTAATAATGAATGAAACTCCATTGCACATAGTTTTAACAATATGACaatttttggtggtttcccatttttaaaccaggcaaatgctggggctctactataattaaggccatggccgcttccttcccactttcctatcccatcgtcgccataagacctacctgtgtctgtgcgacgtaaagccggttgtaaaaaaaaaaatattacatttaaaaGAGGGACAGATATCCAAAGTTTTAATGCGTTGGTAATTTTATAAGGATGTTTTGAAAGAAATATggatttaaaacaaaatttaagatCGCCAATTTTTTAACCATTTTGAGTGTTGACTAACTCTAAATGTGTTATTTCTTAATTGaatgtttgtgttgcctgtgatttgtagttAATGTCTCTTCTGACAATTTACTAATATTTGTTGTGTGGGGTGGCATCTTCCCTTTCCCCTCTGCAATTCTTTCTCATTAAGGTCTCCATTCTAACCCTCCTGCGGAGTGTGAATCAGGTGAAAGAAGAGTACGAGAATTTGAGGAGAGAAATATCTGAGGTTCAGCAGTTGCAAAAGCAACTGTCGGATTCCTTGAAACTCCAGCTCCGTCAAGTCCAAGGGAGAATGGGTACCTTAAAGCACAAAATAATCGGCAGCACAGGAGCCACGGCTCGGCCCCGACCGGACAACTGAACTCCTCATCCTCCTCGtaaggattttatttatttacttctaatGTTTTAAAATTGTCTCGATGAATGGAGCAGTGTAATCGTCTCTACGATCTGGCGTGTGTCTGTTGTTGAGAGATTGAATGTTCATGTTTCTGCGAATAGAAACATCAGTTGAATGTCTGCAGATATCTGTGTGGTTGTCCCTAAATTACTTAGGTTTAAGTGAGTGCAATGTTGGGTATGTTCATAGAATGGATAAATATGTCTATATGATATTTTTTGaacttattttaactcattttgtATTGCAATATTATTTCCTACTCCTCAACCCAACCCCCAGTGTAGATGTCTgagataatttttaaaaatctcctGTTAATACTGAGAGTAACTGTGAAGATACTTCTGATTTTGTATTTTAGGCTAAACTAAAACTATTGTCCTTGTGTTATCTCGCCTACTCATTGCGCTGAATTTTGTGAAAATTTTCTCTGCAATACATATTGCCTGCGTCAGGCCAGAAAATGTTTTTCCATAAAAATGACAACAGAAACAGCTTCTCATTTTATACTTACTACAGTTGAATATCTCCATGTTATTGTAGTGAAAAGAATATTTGGTTCATTTTATGGTATTTTACCATTCCATTTTGTTGACCTATTTTAAAATTGTAAAGCCAAAAAATGCTTTCTATTTAgtgtgtgtttattattattattattatta
This DNA window, taken from Anabrus simplex isolate iqAnaSimp1 chromosome X, ASM4041472v1, whole genome shotgun sequence, encodes the following:
- the LOC136886474 gene encoding uncharacterized protein; this translates as MEAAAIELENSVQKADQKLDLIACQLEQYEKDLFSRDATEVSILTLLRSVNQVKEEYENLRREISEVQQLQKQLSDSLKLQLRQVQGRMGTLKHKIIGSTGATARPRPDN